Sequence from the Flavobacterium lindanitolerans genome:
TTTATTGTCCTAACCACAGCTACTACATGAAACTATATATCAAATACGACATCAATCAGGCCTGCAGGATAATCATGCAGGAACAGCTTGAAAAATTTGGCATCCAGTACCAGCTTCTCGATCTGGGCGAAATAGAATTCAAAGAATCTATCCCCGAAGAAACGTATAACGAATTAAGAGAAGCCTTAAAAAAATACGGCATTGAGTTGCTGGACAACCAAAAAAGCCAGCTCATTCAAAAGATAAAAGATACTATTATAGAAATGGTATATGAAAAGGACAAATTGCCAACTTCAACCATTTCTTCTTATCTCTCCGACAAGCTCAACCTGAGCTACGGCTACATTTCCAATATATTTTCGGAACATACCTATACTTCCATTGAGAACTATATTATTATGCAGAAAATAGAGAGGGCAAAAAAACTGATAATTGAAGACGGACTCACCCTAACCGAGGTATCCTATAAACTCAACTACAGCAGTGTAGCACACCTTTCAGGACAATTCAAAAAAACTACCGGTCTGACACCGTCCATGTTTAAAAGGATTGTAGATAAAAGACGAAGCATGACCAAAGAATAACAAATTAAAACTTATATTTGAGCTATCAAAATCCCCCTAAACTATGATTAAAGACCAGTCTATAAACATTATGCTTGCAGATGATGATGAAGACGACCGTAACTTTTTTAACGACGCCATAAAGGAACTAAAAATCAATAACAACCTGACGGTCTTTAAGAACGGAAGTGAATTAATGGATTATCTGGAACAACCAGATACGCTATTACCACACATATTATTTCTGGATTTGAATATGCCCAGCAAAAGCGGTAATGAATGCCTTAGGGAAATTCGCCAAAACCCTAGGTTTAAAGACATGTCAATTGCAATTTATTCAACCTCATCTTCAGATAAGGATATAGAAGAGACTTTTGTTGGAGGTGCGAATATTTATATTAAAAAGCCCAATGATTTTGGAAACCTGAAAAAAGTACTTAAAGAAGTTGTCAATATCAACTGGCAATTCCACACGTCCGGATTAAACAAAGACACTTTCTTTTTCAGCATCTAAAGGCCAAAACCAAAAGACATGAAACTAAAAGAATTATTAACCCCTACTCTGATTTACAGAACCGCCCAGGGGGTATCATTTATTTTGGTTATCAGTGTTGCCATAGTTTTTCATGTCCAGATGAAAAGTCTCAATCAGTCTGTAGACCTTATCTCTACTTCCAACAAAAAGCAGTTTGAGCTGGAAAAAATTATCTCTGAAGTCATCCAGAGAGAAAATGAAATGCGAAGCTATATCATTACAAAAGATTCAGCATTTTATAACAATAATCTTACTACAAAA
This genomic interval carries:
- a CDS encoding response regulator, producing MKDQSINIMLADDDEDDRNFFNDAIKELKINNNLTVFKNGSELMDYLEQPDTLLPHILFLDLNMPSKSGNECLREIRQNPRFKDMSIAIYSTSSSDKDIEETFVGGANIYIKKPNDFGNLKKVLKEVVNINWQFHTSGLNKDTFFFSI
- a CDS encoding helix-turn-helix domain-containing protein codes for the protein MKLYIKYDINQACRIIMQEQLEKFGIQYQLLDLGEIEFKESIPEETYNELREALKKYGIELLDNQKSQLIQKIKDTIIEMVYEKDKLPTSTISSYLSDKLNLSYGYISNIFSEHTYTSIENYIIMQKIERAKKLIIEDGLTLTEVSYKLNYSSVAHLSGQFKKTTGLTPSMFKRIVDKRRSMTKE